AATCATGTCTCCCACTTTGTGTTATATATTCCTTTAAATGAGCTAATAAGTGATGGATCCAATAAAGCATcacaaattatatataaatacttTCTTTATCATTTGTTTATCCCATTTAATAGCTTAGGGGTGATAAaaaggttgtgttggtgggttgaCACGAACCCAGAcattttaaacgagctaaaaaaTGACACGAACACAAGTTGTGTCAGACACATGAATTCAAACATGATCCTACCATTCAAAGGTTGTAACAAGACAACTTAtaacaaaaggaacaaatgtTTATAAGACAATTTACAAAAATAAACGGGTCCACCGGTAAACACGTCAAATTAACTGTATCTGTTTAGCAAAATGTGTTCACGGGTGAACCCATTTTGAACGCATTGGGAAACGGGATATTAGGGAAAATGGAAGCATGGGCAACTTACAGGAGTATGTTGGTGTCTCGTGCCTCCAGAAACATTATTGGCCAAATTCATGTACGGTGAACTAAGTGCCTGCATGTTATTTTACAGTTGAAGAATGTTGAAAAAAGTAACAACTTTTAAGTGCACGCTCGTCTCTAAAATGGTGTCTGTAAAACCTACTGCTGTGAATTCTAATAATTaataaatgaaaaagaaataataaagaaaaaaatGTCACCTCAATTTGACCCTCAAGGAATCTGATCTGAGCTGTGGCCTCTAACAACACAGAAGCTGTGTCAGTCTGCAAAAAGTCCCACGCACAATTATCTCTTTTTTCAGGTTTGAATCTTAAAAACTTATTAAACTGCTGTTAATCTAATCAATCAAATAATAAAGTGGGAGAGCATTTATGCTTACACTTCATGGTCCTCAGTTTAgacaatatttttatgattttatgtTATACAAATCAAAGGTCCTAAGCTTAATGGACCAAGAATTTGTTTTGAAGCATGATTAAGATTTTAATGCAAGAATTTATATATAGGTTATTTTACGACACGCTAAAAACGTCTATCTAACTAAGATGATACCTTTCCGAAAGGCGAAACAAGCTGGTGCAAAGCCGATATTCGGTCACCCAATTTCTCCTTCCTCACCTGCTTATATTTAGAGCCATTGTTATAGTGCTATTAGCTAGATTACCTTAATAACTTAAATAATCAAACACACTTACAAAGAATAATCAAGCAAATTTACAAAGAACTTTCATCTATATATATAGATACATAGACAATCTTGTGATCAAGTAGCTACACTAAATTCTCTAAAAATATAGCCTAGCTAGCTAGGTTAATGGACCACACATCTAATTATAGTTGAAGTGTCCTAGTTGTACATCTTTTGTTATCTAAATTCAAGAATACAAACTTTTTAAGTGCCGAAGTTGTCTAAACAGATTCAATTAATACTTGCAACGAATATTTGCTATGTGAGGCAAAAGCTATTATAACATATAGCTTTTTGAAACTCTTGATCAATACTTTAACACAACGAGATCGAGATCGAAATTGAGATAGGGAGAGATGGTTAACCTTTAGAGGGGTTTGGGTTGATGAGTGTTGAGGCCTAGCTCTTTTAGAAGTTCCACTTGTAAATGTGTCATTAGACTCCTTTGATCATGACaaaagttaaattaaaaaaaattaatatcttTGTTGTATTAATTTGTAGTAACTACAAATGATCAAAGAAAATAGAAGTAATTAAACTAGTTAAGTGTTCTATATACATACCATTGGAGAATTAGGTCGTATCGAAGATGATTGAAACCTTGGCTTTTTAGACACACCACTAGTAGATGTATCATCATACTTTGATGTATAGTGGATAACATAAGAAAACAAAGAAATCAAAACCCAAATTACCAACtgacataatatatatataggggacacaTGTAATCTTTTTGGCTAGATTATGTATGTGTTATAAGTAAATAATTACCTGAGATGAATATTGATTAGCATGTTGGTTTCGGCTGTCGATCTTACTTGAGAAATCGAACATAGTAGTGGTGCTTAAACTCATGGTAGAAGATGAACCAACAGATGGAAGTTGAGGTGACCAAGAAGAACTACAAGCTTGTAGATCTTCCTCAGTACTATTATTGTTGCCATGATGATCATTTTTATTACTATAATTATTATAAAGTTGTCTGCTTTGTTGATTATCCAAATATCCATACTTTACTTCACCAACATGTGCAGCTCTTAAGTTTTGGTGTTCTTGATCATTAGCTAATCCATTCCTGATAACATGTCAGTGATCAATAATAAAATTTACTCCATCAACACAGTTTTAAAAAGATAGATTTTTTAATCATTgggtacatacatacatacatatatatcccAATGATATTAATTAGTAACTAACTTAAAGATATGTTATATATTTGGTGGAGAGCATGCATGAATGATTTATGATGAAAGAGACAAAGAGGTGTTACATAAGTAGTTGGCTCCATGAGACAGGAAAATCTTGGTTTTCATGATGCTGCTGGTCAGCCAAAGCATTAGGGTTTGGAGCAGGCACTAGTAGGGAAGAACCAAAAAGATATGGAGGATTCAAGATGGAAGATGGAGGTGGAACCGGCAACGGCAGCGGCAACGGTAGCGGCAACTGTGGTGTTGATAAGAAAGTAGGGTTAAAAGCCTGCTGAGAGGATGGTGTTTGCAGCTTCCCATTCAAGCTCCACCAATAATTAGGGTTTTCTCCCATCATCTCCAAAACACTGATGCTCTTGGCTCTATATGTCTGTTTTTTTTTCTCTCAAAATCTGGATATTAGAAATGATAACAGATTAAACTCATGCCTTGtctaaagaaaacaaaaaaacaaaacttcTTTAAGGGTGTCTTTTGCTTTAAAGAAAAAGCCTTTGTCATAAAATCTTTAATAATTTTCTTGTTTAAGCATCAAAATGAACAAGCCTTTGATAGAAGCTTGTATTTTACTTTCTAGTCATCATTCATATCAGATTAGATGAGATTAAATTAGTCACTACCCCACCCCCCCTCAAATATGTCTCTATCAACAAAGTAATTTTTGAAGCAGTGGGGTTGGAGCTTCTAAAACTTTTCTTTAGtttaataatatatttgttttctgtgttaaaataaaatattgttctttagcttttatatatttgttttctgtgttaaaataaaatattgttcttTAGCTTTTAGCTGTATTACAAAAAAAGTGGGGCACAAAAAAAGGTGGGGAGAAATGTTTTTGGTACAAAACAAATACAATTTTGTAGCTTCCTTAATTTGGGGGTGTTAAACTAGGTAGGaggggttttttttttcagtATAGCATTAGGGTTAGGGTTAGCCTCAGAATTAAAATAGGCTCATTGGACTATAAGTAGAATGTTACTTATTCTTTACATACACAACTCTTGTTAACTATGTCTATTGTCTATACTCAataaacattttatttttaaaagaagACATCTCAGTGAGATAAAATTATCAAAGTGTATGTTTTTAGATGGTTGTGTTTTTCTTCTATGGCTATGTTATAGAAAAATCACGCATCAACTTGTGAAATATGTGACTTAATTCATATATAGTTGTGTATCTAGTTTCGCCAACGTATTAGATTTTATTTTCATCAACACATACGTAAATGAATGCATGTATTAATACGTGATTCGTAGTTGTGTATAAACTTTTACATTCAGGTATATTCGTTTTACTGAGGGATCAATTTAGTCATACACACGCAGAAACGTCTTTAAAAATTTACGTATCCTGTTCGAACTTGAAAAATGTGTCTTTctgtaatgttttattattattttttcatGGAAATAGCATTtttatttcattccaatcatcagggcaaattacataaggatggcaggtagacgagcaacaaactgtgccgccatccctttctgaatagaaaaccctaatctactaaaaacaaagtcCCGCCCCCAAACTGTGCCGCCATCCCTTATAGTCCAATGagcatttttttattttttgtaaaaaaaaaaaaatcaaattagtattgaactcaataaacctaatgccaataagctaaattctaaaccataaaaaatgattttgtaaatgggcctatattggaattggtatatgtttactatttaaaaaaaaacatatatataggatttttttttttaaaaaaatcacaTGTCCCTCGAAATCACGGGCCTTGTGCGGATGTCCTCCCCACACACCATCATAGCCGTCACTGT
This is a stretch of genomic DNA from Helianthus annuus cultivar XRQ/B chromosome 16, HanXRQr2.0-SUNRISE, whole genome shotgun sequence. It encodes these proteins:
- the LOC110916369 gene encoding transcription factor bHLH68, which encodes MMGENPNYWWSLNGKLQTPSSQQAFNPTFLSTPQLPLPLPLPLPVPPPSSILNPPYLFGSSLLVPAPNPNALADQQHHENQDFPVSWSQLLMNGLANDQEHQNLRAAHVGEVKYGYLDNQQSRQLYNNYSNKNDHHGNNNSTEEDLQACSSSWSPQLPSVGSSSTMSLSTTTMFDFSSKIDSRNQHANQYSSQYDDTSTSGVSKKPRFQSSSIRPNSPMESNDTFTSGTSKRARPQHSSTQTPLKVRKEKLGDRISALHQLVSPFGKTDTASVLLEATAQIRFLEGQIEALSSPYMNLANNVSGGTRHQHTPDGKTLPKDLASRGLCLVPVSCMDHIDTTNMTTNGAEFWTPALGGGF